Within the Micromonospora citrea genome, the region GACTGGAAGTCCGCGCGCGGCGAACGCCGCACCACCGGGTCGACCGGGGCGCCGGCGACCGCCGCGAACGCCGGCGCCAGCCGGTCGGAGAGCAGCCTTTCAAGATCCATGGGTACGCCGATCTCACTCGGACCCGCGCTGCCACGCGAGTCACTGGGACGGGAGAGGCACGGGCGGACCGAGGACGATCGGCGGACGACCGGCGGCTCGATCCGCCGGTCGCCGGGAACAGGTCAGCGCGGGCGGGCGACGGATCGCCGGCGTCGCTCGGCACCGACCTGGACGTCGTACGACGTTCCGGTGCGCTGAGCGGTCACGCTGGTCATGCGGGGCAGCGTAGCGGACCGCCTCGGGGCGGGACAGCGCGATTCCGGCAGGCTTCGAGTCGCACGAATGCGACCCCCCTCGTCCCGGACCCGGTGCCGGTCTCGCCCGACGCCGTCGCCCCCGACCTCAGGTACGCGGACAGGGGATGGGTCGCCACCCTCGGGGAGCTGCGGCGGCACCTCCGGTGGCTCTGGGCGGAGCATCCGACGTTGCTCCTCCCCGAGGCTCCCGCCTGAGGATGCGACCCACCCGCGACGGCCCTCGCGAGGGGCGGGTCAGCGCAGCCGGCGGGCGGCGAACCTGGCCGGCGGCTCGGCGATCGCGTCCTGGGCCGCGATCAACTGGATCTCCCGGGTGCCCGCCGCGAGGGTCGCCTCGAGCACGGCGAAGACGGAGGCGACGGTGCGTTCCAGCGCCGTCGCGGGCGAGCCCGTCGTCAGCAGGTGCGCGAGGTACAGCGCCGCGGTGACGTCGCCGCCGCCGTTCGGACTGATCGGCAGCAGCGGCGTGGTGACCGCCCAGGCACCCTCGTCCGAGACGGCCACCACCTCCAGCGACCCGGCCGGCAGGTCGGCGTGGAGCACGCTGGTGACGAGGACGTGCCGCGGCCCCGTCTCGCGCACCACGTCGACCGCCGCCAGGACCTCGGGCAGCGAGTTCGTGCCGCGGCCGGCGAGGAAGTCCAGCTCGAAGTGGTTCGGGGTGATGATGTCGGCGCGCGGGACGACGACGTCCCGCATGTACTCCGGGATGCCGGGCCGGACGAACATGCCCCGGCCGGCGTCGCCCATCACCGGGTCGCAGCAGTACACCGCGTCGGGGTTGGCGGTCTTGACCTTGTCCACCGCGTCCAGGATCACCGCGCCCATCGCCGGGTCGCCCTGGTAGCCCGAGAGCACCGCGTCGGCGCTGCCGAGGACCCCCCGGTCC harbors:
- the pdxY gene encoding pyridoxal kinase PdxY translates to MKILSIQSSVAYGHVGNSAAAFPLQRLGHEVWPVLTVHFSNHTGYGAWRGPLLAPADVAEVIEGIADRGVLGSADAVLSGYQGDPAMGAVILDAVDKVKTANPDAVYCCDPVMGDAGRGMFVRPGIPEYMRDVVVPRADIITPNHFELDFLAGRGTNSLPEVLAAVDVVRETGPRHVLVTSVLHADLPAGSLEVVAVSDEGAWAVTTPLLPISPNGGGDVTAALYLAHLLTTGSPATALERTVASVFAVLEATLAAGTREIQLIAAQDAIAEPPARFAARRLR